The Bacteroidota bacterium genome includes the window GAAGCTAAGCGTGCGGAACCGTGCGATCTCATACGCCTCGCGAACGTAGGCTTTCACGATCCGGATTCCCGAAAGATTCTCCTGTGCCCTCTGCGTGAGGAGCGAGAACTGTTCCTGCCGGTCTTCGAATTTCACATGGATCAGCTTCCCGAGCCGGTAGACCGCATAGCTGACCAGGGGGAGAGGGATCAGCGCCATGAGCGTCAGCTGCCAATCGGCCCAGAGCATCATGGCCAGGGCCATCGTGAACGTCATGAGCGTGTCGGTGGGGTACATGATCCCCGGTCCCAGCGCGTTCCGCACCGCGCTGATGTCGTTCGTCGCGTGCGCCATCAGGTCGCCGGTCGGCGTGTTCTGGAAATAGGAGAGCGGCAGCTTCTGAATATGGGAGAGGAAGTCGTTCCGCAGGTCGAATTCCACGTGGCGCGAGACGACGATGATGGTTTGGCGCGTTAGGAACGTGAAGAACCCGGCAGTGAGCGAAAGCGCAACCACCCAGCCGGCATAGACCAGCAGCCCGTTTTCATCGATCTGATTTGTCTCCAGGCCTGTCTTGAGCTTGTCGATCGCAAGGCCGACAAGCCGCGGCTGGAAGACCGTGAAGAGGTTGCTCATCACCACAGTGAGGAGTCCCCAGAGAACGGTGCTCCGGTACCGGCGCAGATATGGCAGCAGGCGAAGGAGGGGCTTCATGGCTTATACGCTATGGTACGTGCTTTTGAGCAGATTGTGGCCCCGGGAGGAGCAAGGGCTATCTTAAAAGATACAAAACAACGGGGATAAATGAAATGGAGGGGGATCTACCCTGTAGAGGAATCGGTAGGCGCGACCTTTAGGTCGCGTGTCATTTTCTCGCTCGTTTCCACGCTCCGCGCCGGAAATTCACATGGACAGATCGTGTTATCGGTAGCCGCAGCCTTCAGGCTGCGGTAGTCGCGACCCGAAGGTCGCGACTACCAAACCATTACCCTATAACTTCGAATCCGGTATACTTGTGGAGAACCTTCGGAACGAGAACCTTCCCCTCCGGAGTCTGGTAATTCTCCAGCAGCGCCGCGACCACGCGCGGGAGCGCGAGCCCGGATCCGTTGAGCGTGTGAACGAACTCAGGCTTCCCTCCCCCTCTCGGCCGGAACCTCGCATTGATCCGCCTCGCCTGGAACGCTTCGAAGTTGCTGATCGATGAAACTTCGAGCCAGCGCGCCTGGCCGATCGACCAGACTTCAAGATCGTATTTCTTCGACTGCGTGAAACCCATGTCTCCGGTGCACATCAACAGCACGCGGTAGTGGAGCCCGAGTTTTTGCAGCAGCTGTTCGCCGTCTGCGCGCAGATCTTCGAGCTCGTTGTACGACACCCCGGGATGCACGAATTTCACGAGCTCCACCTTATCGAACTGGTGAAGCCTGTTCAGCCCCCGCACATCCTTTCCATACGAACCCGCTTCACGCCGGAAGCAAGGAGTGTACGCGCAATATTTGAGAGGAAGGTCCTGTTCGGCGAGGAGCTCATCCCGGTGGAAGTTCGTCACGGGGACCTCGGCGGTGGGGACAAGGTAGAGTTCGTCTTTCGGGACCGTATACATCAGGTCTTCCTTGTCGGGAAGCTGTCCCGTCCCCGTCGCGCTCGCCGCGTTTACCATCAGAGGCGGCTGAAGTTCACGGTACCCCCGCGAGACGGCTTCGTCGAGGAAGAAATTGATCAGCGCGCGCTGCAGCTTTGCGCCCTGTCCCGTATACACAGGGAATCCGGCGCCTGCGATTCTCGAACCGCGGTCGAAATCGATGATCTTGAGTTTGTCGATCAGCTCCCAGTGCGAGAGCGGCTTGAAATCGATCACCGGCGGCTCACCCCACTTCGCGATCTCCTGGTTGTCGGAGGGTTTCGTCCCGACCGGCACCGAGGGATGGGGAATATTCGGAAGGAGGAGGAGTAATCGGTTCACCGTTTCCTCCACGTGCTTCAGTTCGTCGTCGATCGCCTTGATCTGGCTCTTGACGGTTTCCATTTCTGCGATGGGGGACGACGCGTCCTTCTTGTCGCGCTTTAGTTTGCCGATTTCCTCCGAGACGACATTCCGGCGGCTCTTGAGCGCCTCTCCCTTCTGGAGCAAACCGCGAAGCTGCGTATCGGCCGCGAGGAGCTCGTCGACGTTATCTGTTTCCCCTTTCTTCCGGATGCCTTCTTTTACCAGGTCCGGGTGCTCGCGGATGAACTTTATATCAAGCATGGGCCAATTCGTGAATGTTGTGGTTCATATTTCCAAGTCCCCCCCCGTTGCGGCGCAGAGCGCCGCGGTATGCGTTCCCACGCAGAGCGTGGGAACGAGCTATTATCACTTGCTCCCGCTGGTGGATTCTGCGGCGTGAGCCGCTAATTCGTTCTTCACCACGGTCAGGCCGTGACGCATCCCCGACATCTTGACATCGAGATCGGTCTGCGCCTTGAGCGTGATGAACCCGGACTTCATCGGGCGGGTGGCCGCCTGCTTCAACGCGGAGGATTTTACGGGGGTGATCAGTTTCTTGTTGAACTCAAATACCTCCGCGAGGGTGAGCGCGAAATCGTAGCGGCTGACCAGGTCGGAGCCGGAGATGTGGTAGAGCCCCGATCTCTCGAGCTCCATCACCTTGATGATCGCGAACGCAAGATCGTCCGCGAGCGTCGGATTTCCGATCTGATCGTCGACCACCCGGATCGGTTTCCCGTCGATCAGGTTCTTCAACACCCAGAGCGCGAAATTCACCTTCACGTTGTATCCCGACCCGTAGAGGATCATCGTCCTGATGATCGTGCTCGGTATCCCGCTCGTGCGAATGATGTTCTCGCTCGCGAGCTTCGTCCTGCCGTAATAACTGACCGGGTTCGGGCGGTCCAGCTCGATGTAGGGGCCGTTCTGTCCGTCAAACACGTAATCGGTGGAGATGTGGATCAGATGGGAGCCGACAAGCTTTGCGGAATTCACAAGGTTTTCCACGCTGACGACGTTGGCCCGCCAGGCGGCTTCGCGGTCGGTCTCGCATTGATCGACGTTCGTCATCGCGGCCGTATTGATGATGACCTCGGGCTCGAATTCGTCCAGAACCTTGCGCACTTCGGGCCGGTCGCTCGCGTCGAGCCGGCGATAGGTGAGCAACTCGTCCTGGAAAACGGAGTGCTCCTGTCGCGAGGTGAGAAGCAGGTTGTAATTGTTGGAACGGGAGAGGATCTCGACGACCTTCTGTCCCAGCAGGCCGTTGCTGCCGGTGATAAGAACGCGCTTCGTGCCTGCCTTCACCGGAGGCTTTCTTCGAGAACCGTTGCCGCGTCGGTCTTTTCGTCCCGGTACTTGAGGATGATCGGGGCGTAGACCGACAGGTGATGTTCTTTTGCGAATGGTTGATGGATGTGGCGGTTGCCGGCGATGACCACGGCCCTCTCGGGGATGATTAACGGCTGGGAGGCCGATTTCCTGAGCACCGTCTGGTTGATCAGGTCGTACACGGGAGTCGAGCCGGTGAGGATGACCCCCGCGGCAATCACCGCGCCGCGACCGACAATCGTCCCTTCATAAATACCGCAGTTTCCGCCGATAAAGACGTCGTCTTCGACGACGACGGGCATCGAGCCGACCGGTTCGAGCACTCCGCCCAATTGTGAAGCTGCGCTCAGATGAACCCGTTTCCCGACCTGTGCGCACGAGCCGACAAGCGCGTGCGAGTCGATCATTGTCTGTTCGTCGACGTAAGCGCCGATGTTGACATACGACGGAGGCATGATGACAACCCCTGCCCCGATGAACGATCCGTCACGGACCGAACTTCCTCCCGGAACGATCCGCACGCCCCCAGCTCCATTGAACCGCTTTAAACCGAGGGTCTCCTTATCGAGGAACGTGAATCCACTTTCCGAAGGAATCTCCGCGATTTGCCCCACACGAAACGCGAGCAGGATCCCCTTTTTAACCCAGGTGTTCACACGCCAGCTTCCTGCTGAGACTTCGGCCGCACGGGCTTTGCCCAGGTTCAACATCTCTTTGAGCTCTCCCACCGCCTGGATCACATTCGCGCGCTCGCCCTTCTCGATCTGCTCGGGCGGTAGTTCAAACAATCGTTCGATGGTTTCTTTGAGCGGCATCTCAGTCCAGCAGTTTGAGATCATCCAGAATCTTCTTAAGCCCCGGCCGGTGCTTCACACTCAATTCGACCATCGGCAACCGGTACACCTCCTTGATAAATCCCATGGCGGCGAGCGCCGCTTTCACCGGAATCGGATTCGATTCCACAAAATCGAAGTTCATCAGTGGGAGGAGCTTGTAATGGATCTCCGCCGCCCGTTCGAATTTCCCTTTCAGGCAAAGGCGGACCATTTCCGAAAACAATTTCGGGACCACATTCGAGACGACCGACACGACGCCGTCGGCGCCGAGCGCGGTGAGGGGGAGCGTGATCGAGTCGTCGCCCGACCAGACGCCGAACCCCTTCGGGCGGTGGCGGAGAATCTCCATGATCTGTGTGAAGTTGCCCGACGCTTCCTTGACCCCTGCGATGCCCGGAATCTCTTCGGCCATCCGGAGCGTGGTCTCCGCTTCGATGTTGCTCGCAGTGCGACCCGGGACGTTGTAAACGACGATCTCTGCGTCCACCGCTTCCGCTATGGCGAGATAATGCCGGAAATAGCCTTCCTGTGTCGGCTTATTATAGTAGGGGCCGACAGAAAGAATCGCGTCGGCGCCCGCCTTCATTGCATTCCGTGAAAGCGCAATCGCCTTGGCGGTCGAATTTGCGCCGGCGCCCGCAATGATCTTTGCCCGCTTCCTCGCCTGCTCGGCTACGATCCCGATGACGCGCGCCTGCTCGTCGTCCGTGAGTGTCGCGCTCTCTCCCGTCGTTCCGGAGGGGAGAATCGCCTCGACGCCGTTCGCGATCTGGAAGTCGACAAGTTTCCGCAGGGCCTTCTCGTCGATCTCCCCCTTCGCCGTGAAGGGAGTGACGAGCGCCGTGCCAGTTCCGCGAAATAAGAGTTTCTTCTTCATGTCAAAGTGAGTTGATGACGTCTCTCATCGTAAAGCAGCCCTTCTTGCCCTTCAGCCACTCCGCGCCGACGAGCGCGCCGAGCGCGAAGCCGCTCCTGTTTTTCGCGGTGTGCACAAGCTCGATGGAATCCGCCTCGGAATCGAAGAGCACCTCGTGCGTTCCGACGACCGATCCCACCCGCGTCGAAGTGACGTGGAGGCTTTCTTTGGGAATTTGATCGTGGGATGTCTCGAGAAGCAATTTCTTCTTCCGGTTGATCTGCGAAAGAATTGCCTCGCCGATGATGAGAGCGGTGCCGCTCGGGCTATCGACCTTTCCCTTGTGGTGGGTTTCGGCGATTGCAACGTCGTACTCCTTGATCTTGTCGAATCTCGCCGAGGCCTCAACAACCAACCCGATAAACACATTCATGCCGATTGAGAAGTTCGGCGAATACAACAGGCCGATCTTCTTTGCGCGGACCAGCGCCTCGACCTGCTTCAGCTTGCCGTACCACCCCGTGGTCCCGACGACGATATTCACGCCGCAGTCGGCAACCGCTTTGATATTGGTCAGCGCTGCATCGGGGGTGGAAAAGTCAATGCAGACATCCACGCCTTTGAGGGATTGCTTCGTGAGCCCCTTACCGTCCGGATTCTCGGCCACATCGAAGATCTTCTTAACCGTGATCTTCCGTTCGCGGGCAAGGCGTTCGATTTCCCGGCCCATCTTGCCGTATCCGAGGAGAGCGATATT containing:
- the serS gene encoding serine--tRNA ligase, translated to MLDIKFIREHPDLVKEGIRKKGETDNVDELLAADTQLRGLLQKGEALKSRRNVVSEEIGKLKRDKKDASSPIAEMETVKSQIKAIDDELKHVEETVNRLLLLLPNIPHPSVPVGTKPSDNQEIAKWGEPPVIDFKPLSHWELIDKLKIIDFDRGSRIAGAGFPVYTGQGAKLQRALINFFLDEAVSRGYRELQPPLMVNAASATGTGQLPDKEDLMYTVPKDELYLVPTAEVPVTNFHRDELLAEQDLPLKYCAYTPCFRREAGSYGKDVRGLNRLHQFDKVELVKFVHPGVSYNELEDLRADGEQLLQKLGLHYRVLLMCTGDMGFTQSKKYDLEVWSIGQARWLEVSSISNFEAFQARRINARFRPRGGGKPEFVHTLNGSGLALPRVVAALLENYQTPEGKVLVPKVLHKYTGFEVIG
- the rfbD gene encoding dTDP-4-dehydrorhamnose reductase, whose protein sequence is MKAGTKRVLITGSNGLLGQKVVEILSRSNNYNLLLTSRQEHSVFQDELLTYRRLDASDRPEVRKVLDEFEPEVIINTAAMTNVDQCETDREAAWRANVVSVENLVNSAKLVGSHLIHISTDYVFDGQNGPYIELDRPNPVSYYGRTKLASENIIRTSGIPSTIIRTMILYGSGYNVKVNFALWVLKNLIDGKPIRVVDDQIGNPTLADDLAFAIIKVMELERSGLYHISGSDLVSRYDFALTLAEVFEFNKKLITPVKSSALKQAATRPMKSGFITLKAQTDLDVKMSGMRHGLTVVKNELAAHAAESTSGSK
- a CDS encoding 2,3,4,5-tetrahydropyridine-2,6-dicarboxylate N-succinyltransferase encodes the protein MPLKETIERLFELPPEQIEKGERANVIQAVGELKEMLNLGKARAAEVSAGSWRVNTWVKKGILLAFRVGQIAEIPSESGFTFLDKETLGLKRFNGAGGVRIVPGGSSVRDGSFIGAGVVIMPPSYVNIGAYVDEQTMIDSHALVGSCAQVGKRVHLSAASQLGGVLEPVGSMPVVVEDDVFIGGNCGIYEGTIVGRGAVIAAGVILTGSTPVYDLINQTVLRKSASQPLIIPERAVVIAGNRHIHQPFAKEHHLSVYAPIILKYRDEKTDAATVLEESLR
- the dapA gene encoding 4-hydroxy-tetrahydrodipicolinate synthase, whose translation is MKKKLLFRGTGTALVTPFTAKGEIDEKALRKLVDFQIANGVEAILPSGTTGESATLTDDEQARVIGIVAEQARKRAKIIAGAGANSTAKAIALSRNAMKAGADAILSVGPYYNKPTQEGYFRHYLAIAEAVDAEIVVYNVPGRTASNIEAETTLRMAEEIPGIAGVKEASGNFTQIMEILRHRPKGFGVWSGDDSITLPLTALGADGVVSVVSNVVPKLFSEMVRLCLKGKFERAAEIHYKLLPLMNFDFVESNPIPVKAALAAMGFIKEVYRLPMVELSVKHRPGLKKILDDLKLLD
- the dapB gene encoding 4-hydroxy-tetrahydrodipicolinate reductase is translated as MNIALLGYGKMGREIERLARERKITVKKIFDVAENPDGKGLTKQSLKGVDVCIDFSTPDAALTNIKAVADCGVNIVVGTTGWYGKLKQVEALVRAKKIGLLYSPNFSIGMNVFIGLVVEASARFDKIKEYDVAIAETHHKGKVDSPSGTALIIGEAILSQINRKKKLLLETSHDQIPKESLHVTSTRVGSVVGTHEVLFDSEADSIELVHTAKNRSGFALGALVGAEWLKGKKGCFTMRDVINSL